GTCGCGTCCGGTAACGTTATAACGTCCAAGATCGGACGATTCAACTTTGCGCGATCCGTCGTAATACTCCTTCACCACGCCGAAGCGCTGAAATAAATTGCCGCCTACGCCTACGCCTTGATGGCAGACCGCGCAACCGTGCCGCACAAAAAGCTCGTAGCCTTTCAACTCGTTTTCCGTAATCGCGGAATTATCGCCAAGCAACCAGCGATCAAAGCGCGACGGCGTAATCAGCGACTTTTCAAATTCGACAATCGCGTCGATCGCGTTCTCTTTAGTCGGCGGCGAACCGTATATCTCCAAAAAAACCTCGCTTAACGCGCGATCGGAGTTTAGCTTTGGCAAAATCTCCTCCCACGAACTAGCCATCTCCAGCGGATTAGTTATCGGTCCGTCTATCTGCTCCGCGAGGTTTCGCGCGCGCCCGTCCCAAAACTGCCTGAACATAAGCGCGGCGTTATATACGCTTGGCGCGTTTATCTCTCCCGTTTTGCCTTCTACGCCGACGGATCGGCTTAGCCCGTCCGTCCCGCCTCTTTCCAGATCATGGCAAGCCGCGCACGATATTGCGTCGCCCTTTGACAACCTTGCGTCGTGAAATAAAGCTCTGCCAAGCTCCACTTTTTTTGGATCAAGGTTCTCAGGTTTCGCTATAGGCACAATCGGCTCGCTAATATGCCGCAACGCGGACGCGAAATCTGAAACCGCTCCGTCCTTGCTTGCGATATTTAGCGCCAATCCCTCTCGCGACGTTTGCTTGAAATAGACGGTATAGATCGCGCTTAACATAATCGCAATCGCGCTCGCCGCCGCGATTATCCAACTTGTCGATCTTCTCATAAACCCGCGTTTCATTCCGCCGCCGCATATTTTTCTATAAAAAGTTTAGCAAATATACGCATCGCCGGAGGTTGCGCCGCGCGGATATTTGCGTTCTAGCTAAATCAATTATAACCTTTAATCGAAGACATGCGGTTAATTTGCAACGAAAATTACGCGAAAACGCCGTTCGCTTTATCCGAAAAAACGGTCGCGCCGTTCGCCGCCGCTTCGCGCGGCGAAAAAGATTATCCGCGTCAAATCGCTTGCCGCGCGGAGTTTTACCCGCAAAAACGCTTCGCCTTAGACCGCGAATACGCGCTTTTGAGCGCGGTAAAGCTAAACCTTGCGCGCTAATTATCGTCCGCTTTCGAGCCGCGCGATCGACTCGCCCGCCTAAACGCCTCAAGCGCGCGCTTTTTTAACTCTCGACCAAGCGCGGCGCCAGAAAAGCCGTTTTTCATTAGCTCCGCCGCCGTAATCTGTAAATGTAATTTTCGATCGTAAAACCTATGGTTTTGAAGTTTAAAAATCGCCGCGCCGTCCCACTCTTTAAGCGGCTTTTTATAGGCTATCGCGCTCAGAAAGCGATCGCTTACCTGTTTCGGCGGCGAAGGTTGCGAGATTTTTTTCGTCCGTCCAAAAAGAGGAAATATCTTTTTTTTGTCGCGCCAATAGCAGCCCAGCGCGTAATAAAGCGGGGCGCGCTTTGCCCAACGAAATAGTTTCAGATCGGCGCGATCGTAGCCGAACAATCGTTTCGCCGCCCCAAGTTTGATCAGATAATAAACGCCCTTTACCCTAAACGGCGCGTCGGCGAGCTTTTCAAGCTCCGCGCGAACGCGATCGCCGCTTAGATCGTCAAGCTCGATCGCTTGGCACAGCTTTATGGTTTCGGGCGCGATCCTAAAGTCGAGCGTCGCCGCGAAACGCGCCGCGCGCAAAACGCGCAAACTATCTTCCGCAAAGGCGCGATCGTCTATATGGCGAATAGTTTTCGTTTTAAGATCGCGCTCGCCGCCGTTAAAATCCAAAAGCTCGCCGCTAAATATATCGATCATGATCGCGTTGATCGTAAAGTCTCTGCGGCGGCTCGCGGCTATTGGATCGTTCTGCCAAGCGACGTCAAAAGCCGTATGCCCGCGCCCCGTTTTTCGCTCCGATCGCGGCAAAGAGAGATCAAACGCGCCGTATTTATACACAAAAAAACTCTTGCCGACTCCGATCGCGCCGAGCGTTCTCATAATTTTGTCGAACCGATCGGGCGGTATGTCGTAAATCTCTATATCAACGTCGTTAAAGCCGCGCCCTAAAAGATAATCCCGCGTCGCGCCGCCCACAAAATATGCGCGGTCGGTATGCCCCCGCAGAGCCGCTTTGATCTTGACAAAATCCGCTTGAAAAGGTTCGGGCGGTATCACTTGGGCGTTAGCTCGTCTAGCCGCTCTTCTATCGCGCTCAACAGATACTCTAGGAAGTTTAGCGTTAAATCTACTTTGGCTTCGACGGCTCTGTTGTTTGGCGATTGAAAACCCTCGAACAGCGTTAAAACGCGCTCTTTTACCGCGCTAAGAAATTTCGCCTCGTCGTCGGCGCGCGCCGCGTCTTGACTCTCGATTTTAGGCGATTGCGAGTCGCTCTCGATCTCTTTTAAACCGATCGCGCTCTCTTGTTTGGATTCCGCTTGTTTAGGAGCGATCGTCTCTTGGCGCTCTTGCGTCGCGTTAATCGCTTCCGTCGGAGCGCTCGTCGGCGGGTCTGCCGATACGATCGGCTCGCTCGCTAGTTTTGCCTCCTGCGCGTTTTGTAAATCGGCTAACGTCGATAACACCATCTCTTTTAGGTCCACATTCGCCTCCTTAAAACGCCAGCCACCGCTCAAACTCGGCAAATTCGGCGGACGAATCCATCTTGATAAAAAATTCGCGCATCTGCGTATTTACGCCGCGAAACGCGCGCCGAGTTCCGCTTAAACGCTTTAACGCCAACTTGGCGTCGATATTGTTCGGATCGGCGGATAATATATCGCGATAGATTTCGCCGGCTTCGTCTTTTAACCCCTGCAGCTCGTAGATTGAAGCCAACGTCAATGTCTTAACCGCCATTTTACCCCTACAAATCGAGCAAATTAACAATTCCCCTTAAAATTATCGCGTCATTTTACACGGAAGAATCTTCGGCGCTAAAACCGCTGTATCGATCTTCGCGCGCGACGCTCTTTCCCGCCGATTATGTTTATCGCTTAAACGACCCGTTCCCGTCATACCCGCGTCACAATCTATTTTCCCCAAAACAAGCGGCAGGTTTAATTGCCAAAAACGCTGACTTCGGTAAAGATAACGCGGCTATCATTGTCGCCCAAACCAAGCTGACCATAAGCGTTGTTTCCGGTCGCGTAAATCTTGCCGTTGTCGTCAAGCGCGAAGGAGTGGTGGTTGCCGGCGGATATAGCGGTAATATTTTTATCGTCCAAACCTGTCGTAACTGCGGTAAAGTTGTGTCTGGGGGTAATGTCGCCGCCCAAACCAATTTGACCGCTGCCATTTCTTCCTGCCGCGTAAATCTTGCCGTTGTCGTCAAGCGCGAGGGAGTGGTCGTCGCCGGCGGATACAGCGGTAATATTTTTATCGTCCAAACCTTTTACGCCAATGCCGCCTTGTAAAAAGGAGTGGTATATCTCGGTATTGCCTTTGCCGAGCCGACCATATTCGCCAGATCCCACCGTGTAAACTGTGCCGCTATCGTCAAGCGCGATAGTGTGGTAAGCTCCGGCGGCGACGGCGGTAATGTTTTGATTGTTTATTAAACCGTTAAATGCGGTAAAGACATTTTGATCATAAATGGAACCCGTACCAAGCTGACCAAAATTGTTGCGTCCAGTCGCGTAACCCTTGCCGTTGTCGTCAAGCGCGAGGGAGTGGTCGTCGCCGGCGGATATAGCGGTAATAGCGCCCAAACCGGTAACTTCGGTAAAGACGGCGCGGTTATTATTGTCGCCAAAACCAAGCTGACCGTACAGGTTAAACCCCGCCGCGTAAACTTTGCCGCTATCGTCAAGCGCGATAGTGTGGTAAGCTCCGGCGGCGACGGCGGTAATGTTTTTGCCGTTTAAACTTGTAACTTCGGTAAATGTAGCGCGATCGTTATTGTCGCCCAAACCAAGCTGACCGTCGCCGTTGTTTCCTGCCGCGTAAACTTTGCCGTTAGAGGATAGCGCGAGGGAGTGACCTACGCCCGCAGAGACGGCAATAATGTTTTTACCGTTTAAACTTGTAACTTCGGTAAAGATAACGCGGCTATTATTGTCGCCCAAACCAAGCTGACCGCCGTTGTTTCTTCCTGCCGCGTAAACTTTGCCGCCCTTTGAAAGCGCAAGAGAGTAGTAGTGGTGTCCCGCAGCGATAACTTTGAATTTAACCTCTGTCTCGCGGTATTCTTCGTTACCGCCGCCTCCTCCTCCGCAGCCGATTAGGGCAAACGAAATAAACGCGATTGCCGCTGTCTTAGTCAGCGCGGAATTAAAATTGACAAAAAACGGGGATAGTCTCTCAAGCGTTTTGGTTGTCAAGAAACGAAGATTGGTAAAAATGGGAGCGGGGTTTTGGGGTGTTACCGAAGTTTTTGCGTTAGCTAAAAAAGTTTGCGCGCAAAAGAGTTCGTCTCTCTCCCCCCCCCCCCCCCCACAACAGGGACGATCCTAAGAAGTCTTGATTGGAAACTGATTTAGATCGTGTTAAACCGATCTTGCGTAAAAGTAAGGACAACATAGCAAACTCCTTGTCTGACTTACATTAAAACTACTACCATAATAGCCCTTTTTAACTTAAAACGTTATAAACGCTTGGCAAAAACGCCGCAACCGCCGCCAAGAAAACGGAACCCTGCGCTTTGCTTGGCGGCGCTCGAAGAGAGCAAGCCGACTTTCCGCCGCAATCCGTTTGTCTTTGATCGCCGCCGCCGTCTAACGCGTTGGCAAACGCCCTTTTAAGCGTAAATCGTTTGATAAACCCTAGCTAACCGTTACCGCTTTTGAATATCGCGCGAAACAAGCCTTTTAATCGCCTCCGGCGTAAAAAAACCGTCGAAGTAAACGCCATAGTCGGCGCGGCAAAATAACAATTGGATCATAACAAGGCTTGTTAACGGTTTTGCGTTTCTTTTTGCAGTTTATCCACCTCGATCATAAAGCGATCGACAAGTTCGTTTTCGGGATATTTGCCGATCGTCTTGCCTTTTACAATCACCAGTCCGCTCTTTTTGCCAAAGGCGATCGCCGCGTCGGCGTGTTTTGCCTCTCCGATCGCGTTGACCGCGCAGCCCATTACCGATATATTTAACGGCGTTTTAATATCTTTTACGCGCTTTTCGATCGTCGCCACGGCGGTTTTAAGGTCTGCCTCCAAGCGAGCGCACGTAGGGCAAGAGACGATATTTACGCCCTCTTTTTGCCGTCCGCTATCTTGCAGTATGGCGCGGGCGACTCTAATCTCCTCTTCTAGCTCGCCCGTAATAGACACGCGCATCGTATCGCCAATCCCGTCGAGTAGCAGCGCGCCAAGCGCGATCGAGGATTTGATCGTCGCGTGAAAAGCCGTTCCCGCCTCCGTAACGCCCAGATGAAACGGATAGGGCGTTAGCGTTCTAAGCGCGCGATAGGCTTCGACGGTTCGCGCCGCGTCGCTGGCTTTGAGCGATACCTTGATCGCGCTAAAGCCTAAATCTTCGAGCAGTTTAATGTGGTAAAGCGCGCTTTGAACCATCCCAGCCGCGCCGTTTCCGTGTTTGGCTTCGATCTCCTTTTCGAGCGAGCCGCCATTTACGCCGATTCTAATTGGGATATTGCGATCGGCGCACGCCTTTACCACCTCTTTAACTCGCGCTTTGGAGCCTATATTGCCCGGGTTTATGCGAACGCAATCGACGCGTTCGGCGGCTTTAAGCGCCAAGCGGTAGTTGAAGTGAATATCCGCGACGATCGGTAGCGGGCTACGCGCTTTGATCTCTTTGAGCGCGTTTGCGCTCGCCTCGTCGGGAACGCTTACGCGGACAATATCCGCGCCCGCGAAATAGAGGCGCTCGATCTGTTTAAGCGTCGCTTTCGCGTCGGAGGTTTTTGAAAACGTCATCGACTGAACGGAGATCGGCGCGTCGCCTCCGATCGCGACTTTGCCCACGAATATCTGTTTTGTCGGATAACGAGAAATCATTGGCGGATTATATCGCGGCGGCGCTAGAGGAAGGACGAGAGGTTAAGCGCGGCGATATTTTTTCGCGCAAGGGCGCACTCCCATATACGCAAAACGCGCCACCCTTTGCCTTGCAAAACCGCCGCAACCTCGCTATCGCGCCTTTTGTTCCTCGCTATTTTCTCGCGCCAAT
This region of Helicobacteraceae bacterium genomic DNA includes:
- a CDS encoding CCA tRNA nucleotidyltransferase, with translation MIPPEPFQADFVKIKAALRGHTDRAYFVGGATRDYLLGRGFNDVDIEIYDIPPDRFDKIMRTLGAIGVGKSFFVYKYGAFDLSLPRSERKTGRGHTAFDVAWQNDPIAASRRRDFTINAIMIDIFSGELLDFNGGERDLKTKTIRHIDDRAFAEDSLRVLRAARFAATLDFRIAPETIKLCQAIELDDLSGDRVRAELEKLADAPFRVKGVYYLIKLGAAKRLFGYDRADLKLFRWAKRAPLYYALGCYWRDKKKIFPLFGRTKKISQPSPPKQVSDRFLSAIAYKKPLKEWDGAAIFKLQNHRFYDRKLHLQITAAELMKNGFSGAALGRELKKRALEAFRRASRSRGSKADDN
- the ispG gene encoding flavodoxin-dependent (E)-4-hydroxy-3-methylbut-2-enyl-diphosphate synthase, with the translated sequence MISRYPTKQIFVGKVAIGGDAPISVQSMTFSKTSDAKATLKQIERLYFAGADIVRVSVPDEASANALKEIKARSPLPIVADIHFNYRLALKAAERVDCVRINPGNIGSKARVKEVVKACADRNIPIRIGVNGGSLEKEIEAKHGNGAAGMVQSALYHIKLLEDLGFSAIKVSLKASDAARTVEAYRALRTLTPYPFHLGVTEAGTAFHATIKSSIALGALLLDGIGDTMRVSITGELEEEIRVARAILQDSGRQKEGVNIVSCPTCARLEADLKTAVATIEKRVKDIKTPLNISVMGCAVNAIGEAKHADAAIAFGKKSGLVIVKGKTIGKYPENELVDRFMIEVDKLQKETQNR
- a CDS encoding cytochrome-c peroxidase, which gives rise to MRRSTSWIIAAASAIAIMLSAIYTVYFKQTSREGLALNIASKDGAVSDFASALRHISEPIVPIAKPENLDPKKVELGRALFHDARLSKGDAISCAACHDLERGGTDGLSRSVGVEGKTGEINAPSVYNAALMFRQFWDGRARNLAEQIDGPITNPLEMASSWEEILPKLNSDRALSEVFLEIYGSPPTKENAIDAIVEFEKSLITPSRFDRWLLGDNSAITENELKGYELFVRHGCAVCHQGVGVGGNLFQRFGVVKEYYDGSRKVESSDLGRYNVTGRDEDRYVFKVPVLRNSALSAPYFHDASAESLYDAAAIMGDYQLGVSLPAEDVQNITLFLRALTGEELE